GAATTTTTGAACATCTATCTCACCATTTTGTTTAAGATCATGCGTGAAAaagaactttggtgaaatgtcttttgttctgtctcctttgatatatcctcctttttGTTGAGCTATGCAAGCAGCATTATCTTATCTTCATACAATATTATTGGAACCTTTGTCATTAAAGAAAGACCACACATTTGTTGAATGTGTTGAGTCACcgatctcaaccatacacattcttgactagcttcatgaatagctattaccTCTACATGATTGGAATATGTAGCAGCTAAAGTTTGTTTTGTTGAATACCATGAAATAATTATACCTCCACAAGTAAATAGATAGCAtgtttgagatcgggtttatgtgGGTCGGACAAATAACTTACATCTGCGTAATCAATCATTTGTGAATCGGATTCATAAGAATCCCATATCAATAGTCTCTTGGAGGTATctaaaaatatgattaacacCATTCCAGTGTCTTGTTGTTGGAAAGGAACTAAATCTTACTAATAAACTTACTGCAAAAGTTATATCTGGTCGAGTATTAtttgcaagatacattagtgctccaattgcactaagatatggagtTTCATAACCAAGAAGCTCTCCATCATtttatgaggtcggaatggatctttatttatatcgagtgatctcacAACTATCGGGGTACTAAAtagatgtgctttatccatataaaaacgCTTTACGATCTTTTgagttgattgatggacaaaaaatCCATCTTTCACatgctcaatttgtagaccaagacaaattTTTgtatttccaagatctttcatttcaaactcttTCTTCTGTCTATTGCTTTTGGAAGTTCCGCgtgagttccaatgatatttagatCATCAACAAATACagtgattataacaaattcagatccggACCTTTTTATAAatacacaaggacaaattggatcattcttataCCCTTCTTTAGCAAATACTTACTCACGCGATTATGCCATAttcgccctgattgtttcaatccgtataaggctttttgaagctttattgaacaagttttcCGAAAACTTTTATAAGATTCAGGCAATTtaaacccttcagggattttcatataaatttcgttgtctaatgtGCCATACAAATAGGATGTGACAACATCCATCAGACGCACATCAAGTTTTTCATGGACTGCCAGATTTATAAGATACATAAAGATGATtgcatccaccacaggagaatatgtctccatataatcaatgtcaGTCCTTTGCAAAAATTCTTGTGCCACAAATCATGCTTTATAtataacgacttcatttttatcatttcgttttgcACACAAAAATCCATTTGTATCACACTGGCTTTATTCCTTCAGGTGTTCAAGCTTTACGTCCGGATACTTCACGTTTTTTAAGCGAAGTTAATTCTGCCTAGATAatgtctttccattttggccaatcatttctctgtttACATTCATCAACAAATCTTGGTTCAATATCCTCATCTTATTGCATTATTTTaacagcaacattataagcaaaaacgttgtcgacaataatattattttagTTCCACCTCTTTCCCGTAGAGacataatgtcacgaccccaaaatcaaccgtcgtgatggcgcctatcgtggaactaggcaagccaactattcaACCAGGTCACCAagtaaaaactttgaaaataaaacagaAGCAGTTAATAATTTAAGAAACCATTTAAAAACCGAAATATAACCACAATGCAATACGAATCCCTCCCAAAAATCGGgatgtcaccgagtacatgagcatctatgtcAGAATACGGTCTAGTACAATATCTAAGGAGTAAAAACTGAAGTACATATAAAGATAATGAGGGAGAGTCAAGGCTTGCGaacaccatgcagctacctcgatagtctccgagatcctatctcctcaatcagcaaccgccgtAACCggaagtacatggatctgcacacgaggtacagggtatagcgtgagtacaaccaactcagtaagtaacaaaccccAAAatgtgggctgaaagtagtgacgaactcaaccgacACAACTCAATACAGAAAATAACGgtgcagaaatgtagacatgctttcaagttcgatagaTATCTTAAAAGAGTAAAATGGATCAATATGAATGATATGAAAAATATAACTCCTTTACCTCTaccatgccaatgcacatgctgtatatGATGCACCCATCTAAcaacctcatgtgctcacactctcaacttctcaatcactcggtactgtatatggcccaaacggcccaggaaaaatcaatcccgaaatatatacatcactgaccatcagtcaccaaGTACCGAGCAGGGCaaatccagcccgtggagaagatctaTCTCCAGTTATAAAATGCtccggacaagatccatgtcaatggaagatccatccctcaataatatcaaccgcgctcactcgggtgtgtgcagacttcagaggggctccttcaacccaagcgctatcataaatcagtataaccgctacggcgtgcagcccgatcatataaatgtcactcataatcaggtcCTCAgtctcactcaatcatcaatctctccagtctctctctcacgggctcacaatgtcatgatactaacccgaaaaaaatgatatgatgtatcaataattaataacagagactgagatatgatatgaaatgaatgaatatgactgagtacgaaatatcaatgaaatcagtaagacaacaacaagaaacgaccactatgggttcCGACAGTATcgacataaagcctaaacatgatatctatcatgagtgacaactcaattactttatcacatgatgaaaacacacatatcaacaagatagaaccaCTAGACAGTGCCGTGGAATctaccaggtcacaattctcactgTGCACGCCCGCacacccgtcacttggcatgtgcgtcacctcaataccaatcacataacacataattcggggtttcgaaccctcaaaaccaagtttgaaagtgttacttacctcaatccgggctaaactctactccaaaatgcctttgtccctcaaatcggtctccaaacgtctcgaatctagccacaagcagtacaatacaatcaacataggctaaaggaatcaatttcacaagaaaaatacgaaattatagccaaaatacgaaatcagcccaaacccgaccccgggcccacgtctcgaaacccaacaaaagtcacaaaatccgaaagcccattcactcacgagtctaaccataccaaatttaccaaactccgacatcaaatggtcattcaaatcctcaaaaatcaactcttcaaatccctagcctcaaacccccaaattacacctAAAAAACACACTATCTAGGTGGAAAACtagtggggaaacataattattgaagaaaatgGACACAAGGatcttacctcaagaattccacTTGAAAAACCCTCTCATAatctccaaaatccgagctcaaaatgatgaaatgaagccaaaatcatGAAGTCTCGCATTTATAGACTCTGCCCAGTCCTTCTGCACCTGCGACAACttggtcgcttctgcggtctcgcaggtgtgcCAACCGCATGTGCGCAACAAACTCGTACCTGCGCCATTCTCCGCATCTGCACCCAACGTGCGCTCCTGTGCAAACCGCTTCTGTGCGTgaatggccgcatctgcggcctctgACCAAAGCAtccctggccgcttctgcggtctctttTCTCACTTTTGCGAGCTCCCATGCGCTCTTCAATCCGTATATTCGATCACACCAGCAGCCCTCAAACTTCAGCAGTTCTTCAACTTCAAATCTTGAaccgttaatcacccgaaatcaatccaaggcccctgggacctcaaccaaacacaccaacacgtcttaaaacatcatacgaacttagtcgaatcttcaaatcacctctaacaacatcaaaaactctaattacacacggattcaagcctaatgaacttcgaaatttctaaattctataaacgacgccgaaacctatcaaatcacgtccggttgatttcaaattttgcacacaagtcacaaatgaccccacgaacctactacaacttccagaatcggaatccgacctcgatatcaaaaagtcaaccccccggtcaaacttcccaaaaattcgactttcgccatttgaagcctaattctactcccgacctccaaatcacaatctgaatatgctcctaagtctagaatcacccaacggagctaacggaaccatcaaaatttcgatccgaggtcgtttacacataagtcgatatccggtcgATTTTTCCACCTTAagatttcaattaagagactaagtgtctcaattcactctgaattcACTCCGGAGcgaaaccaactaacccgataagtcatataatagCCATAAAACACAAATgtagcagtaaataggggaacagggccacaactctcgaaatgaccggccaggtcattacacataacttattgagatctcttcattcCTAATTATTTTCAAGTACCTGGACCTCCTttgaggtcttatcatttgttatgtcACGAGGCTCTTTTTGAGCAATTGCCTCCATATTATGATCTCCTAGATCATTTTCTCCTTTTCactttcgaggatttttatctttggaaccaattggtctaccacgtttcaagtgtggcttagactcatttgcatttataGATTGTCCAGCCGGGACATCAATTCGAATATGAGCATTAGCAgttggaatatgtgacttagtcacccttggtaggtcagttAATGCATCTGGAAGTTGATTTATAATATTTTGcaaataaattatcttttgaacCTCGTGTTCAcgttgatttgttcgaggatctaaatgagatagtgataatgcattccaatctatctcttTTTTCaattgcttattttctccccccaATGTTGGTTTACCGATTCATCAAAATGGCAACCAGCAAATCTtgtcgtaaataaatctccaatCATAGCatccaaatattttataatagaaggagattcatacccaACATATCCAATCTTCTTTGGGGACCCAACTTTGTGTGTTGTGGTGGAGAAATTGAAACATAAATCGCATATCCAAATAttctaagatgggaaatatttggctcctggcCAAAAGCTAATTGTAATGAGGAGACTTTATAATAACTTGTGGGCCTGATCCGCACAAGAGCTGTtgcatgcaaaatagcatgaccccataccgaaatgggaagttttgttcttaTAAGctttggtctagcaattaatttgAGGCTTTTGATTAATGATTCCGCTAgatcattttgagtatgaacatgagcaactagatgctcaattgttatcccagttgatatacaataatcattaaaagcCCGGGATGTAaattcaccagcattatcaagacgaagtgtcttaattgcataatctggaaattgtgctcttaatCTTATTAATTGAGCCAGTAACCTCGCAAAGAGCAATTTGCGGGTTGATATATaacaagcacacatgtgaccatcttgtagatgcatctatcagaatcatataatatttgaatggtccacatgtaGGGTGTATGgccccacatatatcaccctgtatacatTCAAAAAATGCAGGAGATTCAACTCCAACTTTAATTATTGATGGTCTGATAATCAGTTTGCCTTAAGAAcatgcaacacaagagaattctttagTTTGAAGAATCTTTTGATTCTTTAGTGAAtgaccatgtgaattctcaattattttgcgCATCATATTATAATcgggatggcccaaccggtcatgccaaataataaaatcagtAGTAAACCCTTTGTTTACTAAGGTATGTGATTCGACCACACTAATACTAGTGTAGTATAATTTGGAGGAAAATACGAAAAGGTTTTCAAGCACATACTCCTTTCCCGTttttattatagtaatataaaggtattcaacctttccttcattagtggtctcaatatgatagccattttggcgaatatctttaaaactcaacaagtttctttgagacaTACTACAatataatacataattaacagTCAATAtagttcctcctggtagtaatacaGTCGCTCTTCCAGAgccctcaattaattttgtactaccagatATTGTTATGATAGTGGCTTCTTAATaattaaataagagaaatatctcttatcttttaatatGGTGTGCGTCGTAGCACTATCAAGAAGGcatatttcttctttattattcATACGGCCAACTGAAGACTGGaagttttcatattcttcataaagaaaaaaatacatcataagtaatattgaaaaatttaagaacaaaagAAACTACATTTAGGAAAGTAAATACTGACAATATAAAATTTTTtattcaaaatatgaacttcattaaaaaatatttattcttATAATTTTTTCCAATAATAAATCTTCAGATATGAtgctcaaagaagtctccaacatctaaatgagtaatatctgCAAGGCcttcaaaatatcatctttatagGCAAGGTTTGCTTCAACTTTATCATGATTATTCATAAGGCCCGCCTCAACATCATTTTAAAAAGTCAAGTGAGTCTCAATATTATTTTGTTTCCCTTTTATATAGGACTGATAAAGCTTGACAAAATATTTAGGCGTACGACAAATTCGTGTCCAATGATTTTCATACCACATCAGCGACAAATATTACCTTTGCCTTTTGAAGGATTATtctgagaacccttattgttctcttgTGTATAACCACCACCACGATGGCGATTATTATTTCGTCCCTTACCACGCCCACGTATATTCATACGACCACGATaattattttgtcttctttcagactttgGATCTATCGCTACCACATTCGCTTCTGGAATGGAGCTGATCCAGTGGGgcgggcttcatgatttttcattacaAGGACATTATGTTGTTTAGCTACCAAAAGGCATgaaattaactcagaatatttcttaaagccATTTTCACAATATTGTTGCTGTAACAATATATTTGAGGCATAAAAAATGGAAAGAGTCTTTTCCAACATGTCCTCATCATTCATAGGTTCCCTACataattttagttattttatatACAACAGAATTATATTCACTTATGGTCTTATAATCTTGTAGCCGTAAGTGAATCCACTCACGAAGAGCTCTTGGCAATACCGTGGCCTTTAAGTGGTCATATCGTTCCTTCAAACTAGTCCATAATTGAAATGAAACTTTCAAGGTTAAATATTCACTTTTTAACCCTTCATCGAGATGCCGGCGAAGGACAATCATGGCTTTCGCCTTATCCTGACTTGATACTTCATTTCCTTCTTTAATAGTGTCACCAAGTCCTTTAGcatcaaggtgaatttcagcatcaagtacCCATAGCAAATAGTTATTCCCAGAGATGGCAAGTGCAACAAATTCAAGCTTTGACAAGTTCGACATAGTAAAAATATAACgatctggccggtcgttttgaggatttgaaccccgatcccctaatatctgctttccccatatttgtttctacttttgggattttccggagtgtttggttatggaattcggggagttttgggacacttagtccctagttgtgagtttaagccttagaatttggaccgtagtcggaactgtgtaaagacggatccggaatggaatttcgtcgactccattagctccgttgagtgattttggggttatgAGTGCATCCGGAATATGTTTTAGAGgtttgtagtagatttaggcttgaattggcaaaaaatagtttttcgatgatttcggccgatagtgaaaattttgatgtccagctcggaatggaattccgaaagtgtttgtaggttcgtaatgtcatttgtgacctgtgtgtaaaatttgaggtcattcggactagatttgatgtagTTCGGCGTcctttgtagaatttggaaaattttaaattcttaggcttgaatccgtgcttaattcatgattttggtgttgttcgacgtagtttaaaggctcgactaagttcgtacggtgttttaggattgtttggtatgtttggttgaggtcccgggggcctcgggtgtgtttcagatgcttaacggaatgaatttggacttaggaaaaatttggTGGTTatgctgtaatcgcacctgcgcaaggctgcCCACAAGTGCGAGAAAATCCGCACAGAAGCGGAGTTGGGTGGATtggtcaggggtcgcaggtgcgtgggaaaaggccgcatctgcgatgcccgcaaatgcgcaagaCTGTTTGCAAGTGCGCAAGTTACGCAGAAGCGGAGGGGATTTTCGTAGGCGCGCACGTGCAGGTGCAGCCCtttcgtcgcaggtgcgaaggcagagaaGGGCAAGTGAATTGCGCAGATGCTCACTTTTTCCGCACAAGCacacccgcaggtgcgaccccaggttccgcaggtgcgaaaatacctgggcagtggttaaaaccgaagggtttcgcgatttttatcatttttgactttgcaaactcggtttagggcgatttttgagagcattttcgaggcatttcttgaggtaagtcccttgtgcttattttttatcaataatcttgccttgccatatattttttcacctagttagtgtgtatttaaggtggaaattggaagttgaaggctagggatttggaagtttgatttgtggatttggaggaccatttg
This DNA window, taken from Nicotiana tabacum cultivar K326 chromosome 4, ASM71507v2, whole genome shotgun sequence, encodes the following:
- the LOC107793793 gene encoding uncharacterized protein LOC107793793, translating into MSNLSKLEFVALAISGNNYLLWVLDAEIHLDAKGLGDTIKEGNEVSSQDKAKAMIVLRRHLDEGEPMNDEDMLEKTLSIFYASNILLQQQYCENGFKKYSELISCLLVAKQHNVLVMKNHEARPTGSAPFQKRMW